GATTATGCACATCGCGCGCGACCTCGTCCGAGACGACCGACTCGAAGACGCCCGCGACGGGGGAACCGTCGACCTCACTGGAGACCACCTCCGTGAGTACGGTGCCCGGACCTACTACGACGCCATCGAGAACGCCGAAAACGGCGTCTTCGGCGACCAGACCGACGCGACACCAGACGCCGGTGCCGAGCTGTTCGAGGCCGCGACCGACCAACTCGTGCGGCTCCTCGAATGGCTTGACGCGCAACCAATAGACGACCTCCTGGCACCCGCGCACGTCGACCCGCAACCGGGCGAGCGCAGATGACCGTCTGGGTCCTCGGCGACCAACTCTCTCCAGACGCGACACCCCTCCAGCACGACGACCACGTGCTCATGATAGAGGCACACGCGTTCGGCGAGCGGTTGCCGTATCACCCCCAGAAACTGGCGCTCGTGTTCTCGGCGATGCGCCACTTCCGCGACGACCTTCGTGAGCGCGGGTACGAGGTGACCTACATCGAAGCGGAGACGTTCGCCGATGGCCTCGACCGATTCTACGACGCTGCTCCCGGGACAGACCTCGTCATGATGGACCCGCCGAGTCACGGCGCAGGCGAGCGATTTCGGCACCTCGTCGAATCCCGTGGAGGGTCGCTCACGCTCGTCGAAAACGACCGCTTTCTCACGACACCCGCGGAGTTCGATTCGTGGGCGGGCGACGCGGAGTCTTACCGGCAGGAACACTGGTACCGTCACGTCCGGCGAGAGACGGGAATCTTGATGGACGGCGACGACCCGGCCGGTGGTGAGTGGAACTACGACGACCAGAACCGAGAGACGCCACCCGACGACTGGACACCTCCCGAAGCGCCGCGATTCCTCCCTGACGACGTGACACAGGAGGCCATCGAGTTCGTCCGCGAACGCTACCCTGCGGCGTGGGGGTCTGCCGACGAGTTCGTCTGGCCAGTGACCCGTGACGAGGCACGACAGGCACTCGACCACTTCGTCGAGACGCGACTCACCGAGTTCGGCCCGTATCAGGATGCGATGCTCGACGGCGAGTGGGCGCTGTGTCATTCGCTTCTGTCGGCGTCTATCAACCTCGGCTTGCTCACGCCGCACGAGGTCGTCGAGGTCGTCGAGGACGCCTACAGAGATGGTACGGCACCGCTCAACAGCGTCGAAGGCTTCGTCCGGCAGGTCGTCGGCTGGCGAGAGTTCATGCGCCACGTCTACCGCCGGTCGATGCCCGAGCTCGCCGACGCCAACCAACTCGGTCAGACGGAATCACTGCCAGAGGCGTACTGGACCGGCGAGACGGACATGAAGTGTCTCTCTGAGGCGGTCGGCCACGTCTACGACCACGGCTATGCGCACCACATCGAGCGCCTGATGGTGCTTTCGAACTTCGCACTCGTCTACGGCGTCGACCCACAGGAACTCAATCGATGGTTCCACCTCGGATTCGTCGACGCGTACCACTGGGTGACGACGCCGAACGTCGTCGGGATGGGGTCGTTCGCGACAGACGTGCTCTCGTCGAAGCCCTACGCCTCGTCGGGGAACTACGTGAACAAGATGTCCGACTACTGCTCGTCGTGCCCCTACGCGGTGTCGAAGACGACTGGGTCGAACGCGTGCCCGTTCAACGCGCTCTACTGGGACTTCCTGAAGGAGAACGAAGAACTGTTGCGTGGGACGGGTCGGATGGGGCTCATGTACTCACACGTCGACCGGAAAGACGACGACGAGTGGGCCGAAATCAGCGCGCGTGCGACAGAAATTCGGCAGATGGGACGGGACGGCACACTCTGAACGTCCCGGCGCAGTCGCTCACCGTGTGAAAATGAAAAGTTCTGTTCGCGCTCGAGTCTCCGGTCGGGAGTCGCAGCCTTAGAGCCGCTTTACGTTGACCGCTCGGGGACCTTTGTCCGCCTGTTCGATGTCGAATTCGATTTCCTGACCCTCTTCGAGGTCTGGACCACCGATATCTTCCATG
The genomic region above belongs to Haloferax marinisediminis and contains:
- a CDS encoding cryptochrome/photolyase family protein; translated protein: MTVWVLGDQLSPDATPLQHDDHVLMIEAHAFGERLPYHPQKLALVFSAMRHFRDDLRERGYEVTYIEAETFADGLDRFYDAAPGTDLVMMDPPSHGAGERFRHLVESRGGSLTLVENDRFLTTPAEFDSWAGDAESYRQEHWYRHVRRETGILMDGDDPAGGEWNYDDQNRETPPDDWTPPEAPRFLPDDVTQEAIEFVRERYPAAWGSADEFVWPVTRDEARQALDHFVETRLTEFGPYQDAMLDGEWALCHSLLSASINLGLLTPHEVVEVVEDAYRDGTAPLNSVEGFVRQVVGWREFMRHVYRRSMPELADANQLGQTESLPEAYWTGETDMKCLSEAVGHVYDHGYAHHIERLMVLSNFALVYGVDPQELNRWFHLGFVDAYHWVTTPNVVGMGSFATDVLSSKPYASSGNYVNKMSDYCSSCPYAVSKTTGSNACPFNALYWDFLKENEELLRGTGRMGLMYSHVDRKDDDEWAEISARATEIRQMGRDGTL
- a CDS encoding cold-shock protein, which translates into the protein MAKGKVAFFKSSGGYGFIETDDADDDVFFHMEDIGGPDLEEGQEIEFDIEQADKGPRAVNVKRL